The DNA region AAAAGCTGCGGATGCAATGTGTAATAAAATGGACACAGCCAATGCATTTTTTTTACCTAATTTACTTGGGATGGAATAGAGTGCTTGAGATTGGTCAAAATCGATATCTTGTAGCGCATAAATAATATCAAAACCACTTACCCAACAAATTACAGAAAGGGAAAATAAAATAGGTAACCAATCAAATACTCCAGTTACGGATAAATAAGCGCCAATTGGTGCTAAAGACAAACCTAAACCTAATACTAAGTGACAAAGTGGAGTAAATCGTTTTGTATAACTATAAAACAAAATGACAAATAAAGCAATAGGAGATAAGTAAAAACAGATTCTATTGATAAACCAAGTTGCAACCATGAATAACAGACAATTGATGATTACAAATGTCAATGCATTTTTGGCACTGATGATTCCCGCAGGAACCTCTCTTTGTTTCGTTCTTGGATTTTTTCCATCAATATTTCTATCCAAATAACGATTAAATGCCATTGCAGCACTACGTGCAGTGATCATACACCCCAATACTAAAAGAAATTTACCAATAATTTCTTGCATGGGGTATTGTGGACGATTAAGTGAACAAATACCTAAGAAAAAGCCGATCATTGCAAAAGGCATTGCAAAAATTGTATGTGAAAATTTGA from Rhizosphaericola mali includes:
- a CDS encoding UbiA-like polyprenyltransferase; translated protein: MATVKNYLSLVKFSHTIFAMPFAMIGFFLGICSLNRPQYPMQEIIGKFLLVLGCMITARSAAMAFNRYLDRNIDGKNPRTKQREVPAGIISAKNALTFVIINCLLFMVATWFINRICFYLSPIALFVILFYSYTKRFTPLCHLVLGLGLSLAPIGAYLSVTGVFDWLPILFSLSVICWVSGFDIIYALQDIDFDQSQALYSIPSKLGKKNALAVSILLHIASAAFVISAGLFGHFHWTYWLGIAVFIGMLIYQHSIVKPNDLSKVNIAFMTANGIASVIFGILVIADLLIYK